A region of Candidatus Binatia bacterium DNA encodes the following proteins:
- a CDS encoding ATP-binding protein, producing MGLAIVRRIVERYGGVINVRSARGEGTVFEVTLPREDGAVA from the coding sequence GTGGGACTTGCGATCGTACGGCGGATTGTCGAACGATACGGCGGCGTGATCAATGTCCGTAGTGCGAGGGGGGAGGGAACCGTGTTCGAGGTAACGCTTCCGCGCGAGGACGGTGCGGTCGCATGA